One Rosa chinensis cultivar Old Blush chromosome 5, RchiOBHm-V2, whole genome shotgun sequence genomic region harbors:
- the LOC112164624 gene encoding solanesyl-diphosphate synthase 1, mitochondrial isoform X2 produces MKFDIHCSKAYYMEKTYYRNASSISNSCKALAILAGHTTQVAEMAFDYGKNLGLAFQLIDDVLDFSGTSSTSLGKGSLSDIRHGIITAPILFALEEFPQLGAVVEKGFDNPANMEIRTRDLARKHANLAAKAIKSLPESEDESIRRSRMALRDLTNIVLTRTK; encoded by the exons ATGAAATTCGATATTCATTGCAGCAAGGCATATTACATGGAAAAAACATACTACAGGAATGCATCATCGATTTCAAATTCTTGCAAGGCACTGGCCATTCTTGCTGGGCATACAACACAAGTTGCCGAGATGGCTTTTGACTATGGAAAGAATCTG GGATTGGCGTTTCAATTGATAGACGATGTTCTTGATTTTTCGGGCACATCATCAACATCTCTTGGAAAGGGCTCATTATCTGACATCCGTCAT GGCATTATCACTGCTCCAATATTGTTTGCCCTGGAAGAGTTCCCTCAGTTGGGTGCAGTTGTTGAAAAAGGATTTGACAATCCTGCAAATATGGAGATC AGGACAAGGGATCTAGCAAGAAAGCATGCAAACCTTGCTGCAAAGGCAATCAAATCTCTGCCTGAGAGTGAGGATGAAAGCATAAGAAGATCAAGGATGGCGCTCCGAGATCTCACCAACATAGTCCTCACACGAACCAAGTGA
- the LOC112164627 gene encoding pentatricopeptide repeat-containing protein At1g09900 gives MVSIRSYIRTGGAARLRPHNSCESTTSFSHYPLTFVELPQFFSTVSSTNSSSDFCSGIRPHSVESYDFDDSNNGKGSFRNMGNRNMAGLSLLGGAQSDCENPQSESFKLFEVSDSEEENNSDGDDDDKLMMLNSNRGREQKENLGRVEGDVDEDEYRHPLVREVCRLIELRTAWTPKFEGELRHLFRSLKPKQVCAVLKSQADERVALKIFYWADRQWRYKHDPIVYYAMLEVLGKTKLCQGARRVLRLMARRRIEIRSEAFCHVMVSYSRAGKLRHALRVLTLMQKAGLELDLSMCNTAIYVLVKGNKLEKALRTLERMKLVGIAPNVVTYNCLIKGYCDLHRVEDAIQVIDEMPRKGCAPDKVSYYTVMDFLCKEKRVKEVRDLMEKMIKDGGLLPDQVTYNNLVHVLCKHGYGDEALEFLREAEEKGFRFDKVGYSAIVHSFCKDGRTDMAKEIVSEMFSKGCIPDVVTYTAVLNGYCRLGKLDQAKKMLQHMHKHGCKPNTVSYTALLNGLCHGGNSLEAREMMNTSEEEWWTPNAITYSVLMHGFRREGKLVEACDTVKEMIKKGFFPTPVEINLLIQSLCQEWKMDEAKRFMEECLNKGCAVNVVNFTTVIHGYCQKDDLEAALSLLDDMYLSNKHPDAVTYTAMISALGKKGRIQDATELMMKMLNKGIDPTPVTYRTIIHWYCKMSRVDDLLKLLEQMFLRQNCKTAYNQVIEKLCSFGNFEDADKLLGKVLRTASRVDAKTCHVVMDGYLRKGIPLSAYKVACRMFNRNLIPDFKLCEKVTKRLMLEGNSKEADNLMLRFVDRGCISNQHQEHLES, from the coding sequence ATGGTCTCTATTCGTAGCTACATTCGAACCGGAGGAGCAGCTCGGCTGAGACCTCATAACTCGTGTGAGTCCACCACATCTTTCTCTCACTACCCTTTAACTTTTGTTGAGCTCCCTCAATTTTTCTCAACAGTtagctcaacaaactcaagttcAGATTTTTGCTCTGGAATTAGACCTCATTCTGTTGAAAGTTATGATTTTGATGATTCTAATAATGGGAAAGGTAGTTTTAGGAATATGGGTAATCGAAATATGGCGGGTTTGAGTCTCTTAGGAGGTGCCCAGAGTGATTGTGAAAACCCACAAAGTGAAAGTTTCAAACTTTTTGAAGTTTCAGATAGCGAAGAAGAGAATAAtagtgatggtgatgatgatgataagttAATGATGTTGAATTCTAATAGGGGTCGTGAGCAAAAAGAGAATCTGGGTAGAGTTGAAGGAGATGTGGATGAGGATGAATATAGACACCCTTTGGTGAGAGAGGTTTGCAGGTTAATTGAGCTTAGAACAGCTTGGACCCCGAAGTTTGAAGGTGAGTTAAGGCACTTGTTCCGAAGCCTGAAGCCGAAGCAGGTCTGTGCTGTTTTGAAGTCTCAGGCTGATGAAAGAGTTGCTTTGAAGATTTTTTACTGGGCTGATAGGCAGTGGCGGTATAAGCATGACCCGATTGTGTACTATGCAATGCTTGAGGTGCTTGGCAAGACTAAGTTGTGCCAAGGTGCTAGGAGGGTTCTTAGGTTAATGGCCCGTAGGCGGATTGAGATTCGTTCTGAAGCTTTTTGCCATGTGATGGTGTCATATAGTCGAGCGGGCAAGTTGAGGCACGCGTTGCGTGTGTTGACTTTGATGCAGAAGGCGGGGCTTGAGCTTGATTTGTCAATGTGCAATACTGCAATTTATGTTTTGGTTAAGGGTAATAAGTTGGAGAAGGCGTTGAGGACCTTGGAAAGGATGAAGCTTGTTGGGATTGCACCAAATGTAGTCACTTATAACTGTTTGATAAAGGGGTATTGTGATCTGCATCGTGTcgaagatgcaatccaggtgaTTGATGAAATGCCGAGGAAGGGGTGTGCTCCTGATAAAGTTAGTTACTATACTGTGATGGATTTCCTTTGTAAGGAGAAGAGGGTCAAAGAAGTGAGGGACTTGATGGAGAAGATGATCAAGGATGGTGGGTTGTTACCAGACCAGGTCACGTATAATAATCTTGTCCATGTGCTTTGTAAGCATGGCTATGGTGATGAGGCACTTGAATTTTTAAGGGAAGCCGAAGAGAAGGGATTTCGGTTTGATAAGGTTGGGTATAGTGCAATTGTACATTCATTTTGTAAGGATGGTCGGACTGACATGGCAAAAGAAATTGTTAGTGAAATGTTCTCAAAAGGTTGCATCCCAGATGTTGTAACATACACTGCTGTTCTGAATGGGTATTGTCGACTTGGGAAGTTGGATCAAGCTAAAAAGATGCTTCAGCACATGCATAAGCATGGTTGCAAGCCAAATACTGTATCATATACGGCCTTATTAAATGGGCTTTGTCATGGTGGGAACTCATTGGAGGCAAGAGAGATGATGAACACGAGTGAGGAAGAATGGTGGACACCAAATGCCATCACTTATAGTGTTCTGATGCATGGGTTCCGGAGGGAAGGGAAATTGGTTGAGGCTTGTGATACTGTCAAAGAGATGATTAAAAAGGGATTTTTCCCTACCCCAGTTGAAATTAATCTCTTAATTCAGTCTCTTTGCCAAGAGTGGAAGATGGATGAGGCTAAGCGTTTCATGGAGGAGTGTCTAAATAAAGGTTGTGCTGTTAATGTTGTCAATTTTACTACTGTTATTCATGGATATTGTCAAAAAGATGACTTGGAAGCTGCTCTATCGTTGCTTGATGACATGTATCTCAGCAATAAACACCCAGATGCAGTAACTTATACAGCAATGATCAGTGCATTGGGAAAGAAAGGTAGAATACAAGACGCAACTGAACTTATGATGAAGATGCTGAATAAGGGTATTGACCCGACTCCCGTCACATACAGGACGATCATCCATTGGTATTGTAAGATGAGTAGGGTGGATGATTTGTTGAAATTATTGGAGCAGATGTTCTTAAGGCAAAACTGCAAAACAGCATATAATCAAGTGATTGAGAAGCTTTGTAGTTTTGGGAACTTTGAGGACGCTGATAAACTATTGGGTAAGGTGTTGAGAACAGCTTCAAGAGTTGATGCTAAAACATGCCATGTTGTTATGGATGGTTATTTGAGAAAAGGGATTCCTCTGTCAGCATACAAAGTGGCTTGTCGAATGTTCAATCGGAATCTGATTCCTGATTTCAAGTTGTGTGAGAAGGTGACGAAGAGACTGATGCTAGAAGGAAACTCCAAAGAGGCAGACAACCTTATGTTACGGTTTGTTGATCGTGGATGCATATCAAACCAACATCAGGAACATCTGGAAAGCTAA
- the LOC112203103 gene encoding solanesyl-diphosphate synthase 1, mitochondrial: MGAKRSEDEDEDEIDDLKLKEFLQTSLGKSSLSDIRHGIMTAPILFALEEFPQLGAVVEKGIDNPANIEIALDYLAKSNGIQRTRDLARKHANLAAKAIKSLPECEDVNVRRSRRALLDLTHIVLTRTR; this comes from the exons ATGGGAGCGAAGAGgagtgaggatgaggatgaagatgagattgatGATCTTAAGCTTAAGGAGTTTTTGCAG ACATCTCTTGGAAAGAGCTCATTATCTGACATCCGTCAT GGCATTATGACTGCTCCAATATTGTTTGCCCTGGAAGAGTTCCCTCAGTTGGGTGCAGTTGTTGAAAAAGGAATTGACAATCCTGCAAATATTGAGATC GCTCTTGACTACCTTGCTAAGAGTAATGGTATACAGAGGACAAGGGATCTAGCAAGAAAGCATGCAAACCTTGCTGCAAAGGCAATCAAATCTCTGCCTGAGTGCGAGGACGTAAACGTAAGAAGATCAAGGAGGGCACTTCTAGATCTCACCCACATAGTCCTCACAAGAACCAGGTGA
- the LOC112164624 gene encoding solanesyl-diphosphate synthase 1, mitochondrial isoform X1, whose product MKFDIHCSKAYYMEKTYYRNASSISNSCKALAILAGHTTQVAEMAFDYGKNLGLAFQLIDDVLDFSGTSSTSLGKGSLSDIRHGIITAPILFALEEFPQLGAVVEKGFDNPANMEIALDYLAKTNGIQRTRDLARKHANLAAKAIKSLPESEDESIRRSRMALRDLTNIVLTRTK is encoded by the exons ATGAAATTCGATATTCATTGCAGCAAGGCATATTACATGGAAAAAACATACTACAGGAATGCATCATCGATTTCAAATTCTTGCAAGGCACTGGCCATTCTTGCTGGGCATACAACACAAGTTGCCGAGATGGCTTTTGACTATGGAAAGAATCTG GGATTGGCGTTTCAATTGATAGACGATGTTCTTGATTTTTCGGGCACATCATCAACATCTCTTGGAAAGGGCTCATTATCTGACATCCGTCAT GGCATTATCACTGCTCCAATATTGTTTGCCCTGGAAGAGTTCCCTCAGTTGGGTGCAGTTGTTGAAAAAGGATTTGACAATCCTGCAAATATGGAGATC GCTCTTGACTACCTTGCTAAGACTAATGGTATACAGAGGACAAGGGATCTAGCAAGAAAGCATGCAAACCTTGCTGCAAAGGCAATCAAATCTCTGCCTGAGAGTGAGGATGAAAGCATAAGAAGATCAAGGATGGCGCTCCGAGATCTCACCAACATAGTCCTCACACGAACCAAGTGA
- the LOC112164625 gene encoding LOW QUALITY PROTEIN: uncharacterized protein LOC112164625 (The sequence of the model RefSeq protein was modified relative to this genomic sequence to represent the inferred CDS: inserted 1 base in 1 codon), producing the protein MDDSWRMRMGMPSVPGRRSGADRTFTRSIFXSMFGVATTLQADDFADVFGGPPRSVLPRQSSGCSTSFCEEIFQPEFVSTSDKRGRNLPEFRIPARSEGFYSDIFGSDDEFQRRSRERSRPNSKAKSNSSSVLSSEELSPLQPVIGDDVALSSFASKLRPINVRWDSSTMKPAKEHSKKQGIPAGVHCSHPSFIEKQNNENAYDEHTRASYFGFTRKVLSPETISIEPSSFRSVKLSTEDLEPLNSPSSEVSSICQEHEAKTGILHDHVLPGKEVGVLEQEELDDDDDDDEVMSSYVIEINSDHREGTCEEVNLEEAIAWAKEKFQTHGASEKESSMTAHDHNEQSIEMDEGRPNVDECSDQQRDEHEMTRTPQDEDRTWCGEDEKQHSEKDMELEFLDEDIRLWSAGKELNIRMLLSTLHQILWPNSGWYTIPLTSLIESSQVKKAYQKARLCLHPDKLQQRSATPAQKYVAEKAFSILQDAWAVFISQDVFII; encoded by the exons ATGGATGATTCCTGGCGCATGCGCATGGGAATGCCGAGCGTGCCCGGCCGGCGCTCTGGCGCCGATCGAACCTTCACGCGCTCGATAT CCAGCATGTTCGGGGTCGCCACAACTCTTCAAGCGGACGACTTCGCCGACGTGTTTGGGGGACCGCCACGGAGCGTCCTCCCTCGACAATCTTCCGGCTGCTCCACTTCGTTCTGCGAGGAGATTTTCCAGCCGGAGTTCGTCTCTACATCGGATAAGAGGGGCCGGAACTTGCCGGAGTTCAGGATTCCGGCGAGGAGCGAGGGGTTCTATAGTGATATCTTTGGATCGGACGATGAGTTCCAGCGGAGGTCGAGAGAGCGGTCGAGGCCGAACTCCAAGGCCAAGTCGAATTCTTCTTCGGTGCTGAGCTCGGAGGAGCTGAGTCCTCTGCAGCCGGTCATCGGCGATGACGTGGCGTTGTCGTCCTTCGCTTCGAAGCTCAG GCCCATAAATGTAAGATGGGACTCATCGACTATGAAGCCCGCCAAGGAACATTCAAAGAAACAAGGAATACCAGCAGGTGTTCATTGCAGTCATCCTTCATTCATCGAAAAACAAAATAACGAAAATGCATACGATGAACATACTAGAGCCTCCTACTTTGGATTCACACGAAAGGTTTTGTCCCCGGAAACCATTAGTATCGAACCCAGTTCATTTCGAAGTGTCAAGCTATCCACGGAGGATCTTGAACCACTCAACTCCCCTTCATCGGAAGTCTCTTCGATTTGTCAAGAACATGAGGCCAAAACGGGGATTCTTCATGATCATGTTTTGCCAGGAAAAGAAGTGGGGGTGCTAGAACAAGAAGAactagatgatgatgatgatgatgatgaagtgaTGAGCTCTTATGTGATTGAGATCAATTCTGACCATAGAGAGGGTACATGTGAAGAAGTTAACCTTGAAGAAGCAATTGCTTGGGCTAAAGAGAAGTTTCAAACGCATGGTGCTTCTGAAAAAGAATCAAGCATGACAGCTCATGATCACAATGAGCAGTCCATTGAAATGGATGAAG GAAGGCCTAATGTGGATGAATGCTCGGATCAACAGAGAGATGAACACGAAATGACTAGAACTCCCCAG GATGAAGACAGAACATGGTGTGGTGAAGATGAAAAGCAACATTCAGAAAAAGAT ATGGAACTGGAGTTCTTGGATGAAGACATAAGGTTATGGTCAGCTGGCAAGGAATTGAACATTCGCATGCTTCTTTCAACACTACACCAG ATACTATGGCCCAATAGTGGTTGGTATACAATACCTCTGACAAGCCTAATAGAAAGTTCACAAGTCAAGAAAGCCTATCAAAAGGCAAGGCTATGTCTCCACCCTGACAAACTGCAACAAAGATCAGCAACACCAGCTCAAAAGTATGTTGCTGAGAAAGCTTTCTCCATCCTCCAG GATGCATGGGCAGTATTCATCTCCCAAGATGTTTTCATTATCTAG
- the LOC112164623 gene encoding auxilin-related protein 2-like, with amino-acid sequence MTRTPQDEDRTWCGQDEKQHSEKDMELEFLDEDIRLWSAGKELNIRMLLSTLHQILWPNSGWYTIPLTSLLESSQVKKAYQKARLCLHPDKLQQRSATPAQKYVAEKAFSILQDAWAVFISQDVFII; translated from the exons ATGACTAGAACTCCCCAG GATGAAGACAGAACATGGTGTGGTCAAGATGAAAAGCAACATTCAGAAAAAGAT ATGGAACTGGAGTTCTTGGATGAAGACATAAGGTTATGGTCAGCTGGGAAGGAATTGAACATTCGCATGCTTCTTTCAACACTACACCAG attctatggcCCAATAGTGGTTGGTATACAATACCTTTGACAAGCCTATTAGAAAGTTCACAAGTCAAGAAAGCCTATCAAAAGGCAAGGCTATGTCTCCACCCTGACAAACTGCAACAAAGATCAGCAACACCAGCTCAAAAGTATGTTGCTGAGAAAGCTTTCTCCATCCTCCAG GATGCATGGGCAGTATTCATCTCCCAAGATGTTTTCATTATCTAG